From Marinobacterium sp. LSUCC0821, a single genomic window includes:
- a CDS encoding M20 aminoacylase family protein — protein sequence MKDLDIKSMKEWRHAIHANPELGFEEHQTSEFVLSLLKSWGYQVTTGLAVTGLVAQRVFGDGSGPKIGLRADMDALPLQELTGLPWQSKSAGKMHACGHDGHTAILLGAAKYISQMDTSAFNGTLNLIFQPAEEVGGGGGAQCMIDDGLFDRFPCDAIFGLHNYPGVPVGHCELRAGSFMCSSDVVRLTFSGKGGHGGLPQMAIDPTQPLAATITGLQSIISRNIDPLDTGVISVGRIQAGHTYNIIPETALLELSVRALQPSVRDRLQQRIEALAKSQAAAYECTVDISYEMGYPVLINDEASAQLISEVATHLFGEEKVDAKARPLTGSEDFAYMLQKVPGCYFLIGNGDNGFDGGEHRQGPCSVHNPHYDFNDEALDTGAQVWVALVEKLFSEK from the coding sequence ATGAAAGATCTAGACATTAAATCGATGAAAGAGTGGCGACATGCCATTCATGCCAACCCAGAACTTGGCTTTGAAGAGCACCAGACCAGTGAGTTTGTACTCTCCTTGCTCAAGAGCTGGGGCTACCAAGTGACAACAGGCTTAGCGGTAACTGGCCTAGTTGCACAACGTGTCTTTGGTGACGGGAGCGGCCCAAAGATTGGCCTGCGTGCAGATATGGATGCACTCCCTCTTCAAGAGCTCACAGGACTACCTTGGCAAAGCAAAAGTGCTGGCAAAATGCATGCCTGCGGGCATGATGGCCACACAGCCATTTTGCTGGGTGCCGCTAAGTACATCAGTCAGATGGATACAAGCGCATTCAACGGCACACTCAATCTTATCTTCCAACCTGCAGAAGAGGTCGGGGGCGGCGGTGGCGCTCAATGCATGATCGATGACGGACTATTTGACCGTTTTCCTTGTGATGCAATCTTTGGTCTACACAACTACCCAGGCGTTCCTGTAGGGCATTGTGAACTCCGTGCCGGCTCATTCATGTGCTCATCTGATGTAGTACGTTTAACCTTCTCTGGCAAAGGTGGCCACGGTGGTTTACCGCAAATGGCGATTGACCCAACACAACCGCTAGCAGCAACCATCACTGGCCTTCAGTCAATCATCAGTCGCAATATTGACCCACTCGATACGGGCGTTATAAGCGTAGGGCGCATTCAGGCTGGCCATACCTATAACATCATTCCTGAGACCGCTCTTCTTGAGTTGAGTGTACGCGCTCTGCAACCAAGCGTAAGAGATCGTCTTCAACAACGTATTGAAGCGCTAGCTAAATCTCAAGCTGCAGCCTACGAGTGTACTGTAGATATCAGTTATGAGATGGGTTACCCAGTTCTCATTAATGATGAAGCATCCGCACAATTGATAAGTGAAGTAGCTACTCATCTCTTTGGAGAAGAAAAAGTAGATGCGAAAGCAAGACCACTCACGGGCAGCGAGGACTTTGCCTACATGCTGCAAAAAGTCCCTGGCTGTTACTTTCTAATAGGAAATGGTGACAACGGATTTGATGGCGGTGAACATAGGCAAGGGCCTTGTAGTGTTCACAACCCTCATTACGATTTCAATGACGAAGCACTCGATACTGGTGCCCAAGTATGGGTGGCTCTGGTCGAAAAATTGTTCAGCGAAAAATAA
- a CDS encoding TRAP transporter small permease yields the protein MKSLIGKAFKGIEIILMLSLFAMVALTFADVIGRRFFDAPIYGAHDLTEHLMAVIVFSGLPLLTSARGHLCVDLLDRWLLQDSMRWWHHLIQLLLTCALALIGYQFVIAAMDAKEIIEVSHELLIPREYMYYLMATGAFASAATSLMPKRTHEAINTEEAL from the coding sequence ATGAAATCCCTAATAGGCAAAGCATTCAAAGGTATAGAGATCATATTAATGCTCTCACTGTTTGCCATGGTTGCCCTAACCTTTGCAGATGTAATTGGGCGTCGATTCTTTGATGCACCAATTTACGGCGCACACGACCTTACTGAACACCTCATGGCCGTAATTGTATTTTCAGGCCTACCTTTACTCACATCAGCAAGAGGACACCTCTGCGTTGACCTTCTAGACCGCTGGTTACTCCAAGATTCGATGCGCTGGTGGCACCACCTTATCCAACTTCTACTAACCTGCGCACTTGCCCTAATTGGCTATCAGTTTGTGATTGCAGCAATGGACGCAAAAGAGATTATTGAAGTGAGCCACGAGCTGCTAATACCAAGAGAATATATGTACTACCTAATGGCAACTGGCGCCTTTGCTAGCGCCGCAACAAGTCTTATGCCGAAACGTACCCATGAGGCAATAAACACCGAGGAGGCACTATGA
- a CDS encoding nitroreductase, producing the protein MNVSQALLQRKTVRAFTNKPVEPALIKSILQRASRAPSNGNIQPWKIYAVTGSTLEQIKQEAVSRHESGLPPDEPEYTVYPMPLPAEYNQRRKAIGEDLYNLLGVTREDKAGRQRQFAENGRMFGAPVALFAYVDRQLSLGQWMDLGMFLQSVMLLCEEEGLASCAQGYWSFFHTIVNKATKAPDELMLACGLAIGYEDKEAKINSLVATRLAVDGFTTFLD; encoded by the coding sequence ATGAATGTTTCACAAGCGCTACTGCAGCGAAAAACCGTTCGTGCTTTTACAAATAAGCCGGTTGAGCCTGCGCTGATTAAATCGATTTTGCAGCGAGCCTCGCGAGCACCTTCTAACGGAAACATTCAGCCGTGGAAAATATATGCGGTTACAGGCTCAACGCTTGAGCAGATAAAACAGGAGGCGGTATCTAGACATGAGTCTGGCCTTCCACCTGATGAACCAGAATACACCGTCTACCCGATGCCGCTTCCAGCAGAGTATAACCAGAGACGCAAAGCGATTGGCGAAGATCTTTATAACCTCCTGGGTGTAACCCGCGAAGACAAAGCTGGTCGTCAACGGCAATTCGCAGAGAACGGTCGTATGTTTGGGGCACCGGTAGCTCTGTTCGCTTATGTGGATCGTCAATTAAGCCTTGGCCAGTGGATGGATCTTGGTATGTTCCTACAGAGCGTGATGCTTCTTTGTGAAGAGGAGGGTCTTGCGAGCTGTGCACAGGGATACTGGAGTTTCTTCCACACTATCGTCAACAAGGCGACCAAAGCTCCCGACGAGCTCATGCTCGCCTGCGGATTGGCGATTGGTTACGAAGATAAAGAGGCTAAGATTAACTCTCTCGTTGCCACTCGCCTTGCTGTTGATGGATTCACAACGTTTCTGGATTAG
- a CDS encoding LysR family transcriptional regulator, with the protein MKNQQIRALVKIADTGSIRSAAAELGTSQSALTRSMKELEENFGAELLSRSYRGISFTPAGDALLKRARMILATIERAKDEVAQISGGKGAKVSIGITPVVSSTVFPDIYRQFKHKLPDADLVLTEGLLTTIVPGLIEGHLDFGVAIATQSELPTELVFTPLCNVSIAVTGRKGHPLAKEQDWEKLLEASWVLNISLGSSSNGLLSWLDEQGLPRPKEIVQCTSPQIMLEMMRRTDLIGFGPTRYMSDSLSGQGLEPFAIQPLPPMATLGIVRVRGMPLTPAAQEMETLVQRLLMSNFSEELSRPPLAV; encoded by the coding sequence ATGAAGAACCAACAAATCAGAGCACTGGTCAAAATTGCTGATACAGGCTCTATTCGAAGTGCAGCTGCAGAGCTGGGCACCAGCCAAAGTGCGCTGACCCGTTCAATGAAAGAGCTTGAAGAAAATTTTGGTGCAGAGCTGCTTTCGCGCAGTTATCGCGGGATAAGTTTTACTCCTGCAGGCGATGCGCTTCTTAAACGTGCAAGGATGATTCTCGCCACTATAGAGCGTGCGAAGGATGAAGTTGCTCAAATTAGTGGTGGTAAGGGGGCTAAAGTCTCTATTGGTATTACGCCCGTGGTCTCTTCTACCGTATTTCCGGACATTTACCGTCAGTTTAAACATAAACTTCCAGATGCAGATTTGGTTCTGACGGAAGGGCTTTTAACCACTATTGTCCCAGGGCTGATTGAAGGGCATCTCGATTTTGGTGTCGCCATTGCCACGCAAAGTGAATTGCCAACAGAACTTGTGTTTACCCCGCTCTGCAATGTCTCTATTGCAGTTACCGGTCGCAAGGGGCATCCGCTAGCCAAAGAGCAGGATTGGGAAAAGCTTTTAGAGGCGAGCTGGGTGTTGAATATCTCTTTAGGGAGTAGCTCAAATGGTCTTTTGTCTTGGTTGGATGAGCAAGGACTTCCCCGACCCAAAGAGATCGTGCAGTGCACCTCGCCACAAATTATGCTGGAGATGATGCGGAGAACGGATCTAATAGGATTTGGTCCTACCCGTTACATGAGTGATTCCTTATCGGGGCAGGGGCTCGAACCTTTTGCGATTCAGCCGCTACCGCCTATGGCAACGCTGGGCATCGTTAGAGTGCGCGGTATGCCACTGACTCCAGCAGCACAAGAGATGGAAACACTGGTGCAGAGATTGTTGATGAGTAACTTTTCTGAAGAGCTCAGTCGACCTCCCCTGGCGGTCTAA
- a CDS encoding TRAP transporter substrate-binding protein yields MNLSNKIATTLTAATLAASITAQAQAATLTMSNWVPPAHFVSGILKDWADDVKEATDGRVEIRILPKAVGSPPQHWELARKGVADITWGNWTYEPERFKAVWFAEVPGVGDSAEASSLALWDTYEKYLDSNSAFDGVKVLGVGTLGPGVINHGSKAMVNPSDFENQKFRMGGPIQKVLIESLGAIPVAAPGPKAYEMLNSGVIDGSLHPMESVVNFRVDGVLTNHTKIPGGFYDATFFLAMNEGKFNKLSAADQKAVMEVSGAAFARLWGSTFDSQSAAAEVKLRASKDHTFSEPSKELLTLISNSREQLLSDWAADAVNFGINNPMEMVKYHQDSYRKHAAK; encoded by the coding sequence ATGAACCTCTCAAACAAAATAGCAACGACCCTAACAGCTGCAACACTTGCTGCCTCAATCACGGCACAGGCACAAGCAGCGACACTAACCATGTCGAACTGGGTACCACCTGCACACTTTGTCAGCGGCATTCTGAAAGATTGGGCTGATGATGTTAAAGAAGCCACTGATGGTCGCGTTGAAATTCGCATCCTGCCTAAGGCAGTAGGTAGCCCGCCACAGCATTGGGAGCTTGCACGTAAAGGCGTAGCCGATATCACTTGGGGTAACTGGACATACGAACCAGAGCGTTTTAAAGCAGTATGGTTTGCGGAAGTTCCAGGTGTCGGTGATAGCGCAGAAGCGTCCTCTCTAGCTCTTTGGGATACCTATGAGAAGTACCTAGATAGCAACTCTGCTTTCGATGGTGTGAAAGTACTTGGCGTCGGTACTCTAGGCCCTGGTGTAATCAACCACGGCTCTAAAGCTATGGTGAACCCAAGCGACTTTGAGAACCAGAAGTTCCGCATGGGTGGCCCAATCCAGAAAGTACTGATTGAATCACTCGGTGCAATTCCTGTAGCAGCTCCAGGACCTAAAGCCTATGAGATGCTTAACAGCGGTGTAATCGACGGCTCTCTACACCCAATGGAGTCTGTAGTTAACTTCCGAGTTGATGGCGTACTGACAAACCACACTAAGATTCCTGGCGGTTTCTACGATGCAACCTTCTTCCTTGCTATGAATGAAGGCAAATTCAATAAGCTATCGGCTGCGGACCAAAAAGCAGTAATGGAAGTGTCTGGCGCTGCGTTCGCTCGCCTATGGGGAAGCACCTTCGATAGCCAAAGTGCAGCAGCTGAAGTGAAATTGCGCGCATCAAAGGACCATACGTTTAGTGAACCATCTAAGGAGCTATTGACGCTGATTAGCAACTCTCGAGAACAGTTACTATCTGACTGGGCAGCAGACGCAGTGAACTTCGGCATCAATAACCCAATGGAGATGGTAAAGTACCACCAGGACAGCTACCGCAAGCACGCGGCTAAGTAA
- a CDS encoding TRAP transporter large permease gives MTLGLIALALVLVLAFLRVPLAFSLLTVSFFGIAWDYGYSTSITMLSMTISEAVFSYDLAVVPLFILMGNILSKTGIAADLFRAANAYLGRVRGGLALSTMVTCAGFSAVCGSSLATAATMSKVAYPSMKKYGYSDSLASASIAAGGTLGILIPPSIILMIYGILTQTNIGELFIAGVVPGMLGVGLYLLAIYIVAIFKPEHAPRGEGSTIQEKIASLKGVWPFFMLFFLIFGGIYAKFFTPTEAAGMGAGFALIISLVQRRMSWSAFRHIFLDSAFTSVMLYTVLFGAMLFAKLVSFSGLAEGILDAVQSSGLSSYELIAAIMLIFLLLGCVMDSLAIILICVPLFVPLVTANGFDLVWFGIVVVVVTEIALITPPIGMNVFVLKATLPNVAFQDIFKGLIPFITVDLLRLILLIAFPSISLTLVGMMN, from the coding sequence ATGACACTCGGACTAATCGCATTAGCACTTGTACTTGTTTTAGCATTCCTTCGCGTACCCCTAGCCTTTTCACTACTTACTGTTAGTTTCTTTGGTATCGCGTGGGATTATGGCTACTCCACCTCTATCACAATGCTGTCGATGACCATATCTGAGGCTGTCTTCTCATATGATCTTGCAGTCGTTCCACTATTTATTCTGATGGGTAACATTCTCTCTAAGACAGGCATTGCAGCAGACCTATTCAGAGCTGCTAACGCCTACCTTGGAAGAGTACGTGGCGGCCTAGCACTATCAACCATGGTGACTTGCGCGGGCTTCAGTGCAGTGTGTGGTTCAAGCCTTGCAACCGCAGCGACCATGTCGAAAGTGGCTTACCCTAGCATGAAGAAGTATGGCTACTCAGATTCTCTAGCCTCAGCATCTATTGCTGCGGGTGGCACGCTTGGCATCCTAATACCGCCATCAATTATATTGATGATCTATGGCATTTTGACGCAAACCAACATTGGTGAGCTATTTATTGCAGGCGTTGTACCTGGAATGCTAGGGGTGGGTTTATACCTTCTAGCCATCTATATCGTCGCTATATTTAAGCCAGAACACGCACCACGTGGAGAGGGTTCGACGATTCAAGAGAAGATTGCATCCCTGAAGGGCGTATGGCCATTCTTCATGCTATTTTTCCTGATCTTTGGAGGAATATACGCAAAATTCTTCACACCTACAGAAGCAGCTGGAATGGGAGCAGGCTTTGCCTTAATTATTTCCCTAGTTCAGCGTCGTATGAGTTGGAGCGCATTTAGACATATCTTTCTAGATTCAGCATTTACTTCAGTCATGCTCTACACCGTTCTGTTTGGTGCAATGCTATTTGCAAAACTGGTCTCATTCTCTGGTTTGGCAGAAGGGATTCTCGATGCAGTTCAATCTTCAGGCCTATCAAGTTATGAACTCATCGCAGCCATTATGTTGATCTTCTTATTATTAGGTTGTGTCATGGACTCGTTGGCGATCATACTTATCTGTGTACCGCTATTCGTCCCACTAGTGACTGCAAATGGTTTCGATCTCGTTTGGTTCGGTATAGTCGTTGTAGTTGTTACAGAGATAGCACTAATCACACCACCTATAGGTATGAATGTGTTTGTGTTGAAGGCAACTCTACCGAATGTAGCCTTCCAAGATATCTTCAAGGGCCTAATACCTTTCATTACTGTAGATCTATTGAGGCTAATCCTACTGATTGCCTTCCCATCGATCTCACTAACACTTGTGGGTATGATGAATTAA